The sequence gacacccggtatagtaaagagagacgtaagtcctacgtcaaaatacaTCATCTCACCGACTCACTGCATGTTCAATGGAAGTATATCTctacgaaggaaaatccagctGACATAGTGTCCCGAGGGCAGCTTCCAGAACAACTGTTAAACAACGAGTTATGGTGGTCAGGTCCCAAACGTCTACAATGCGAAAATTACAGTGAAGAGCATCCAGCGGACTTACAGGATGAAGTCATCCCCGAAATGAAGACACTACAAATCGTGGCAGCTCCAGTTATCAAGCTAGAAGAGCTACCAGTATTTTCAAGATATAGCTCGTTTCGAAAGCTCCAACGAGTAGTCGCATTAGTCAAGCGATTCATCAATAACTGCAAGAAGAAAAATGAATCCAAACGCATAACCAGTCGTCATCCTACAATTTCGGAGCTACAAGCTGCTCTGGAACTTATCGTAAAGGTCATTCAACACCAAACACTTGCGGATGAAATTCATCGGATTCAAGCAAACGAACCATGTAAGCGAATTCAAGCTCTAAATCCGGTCTACCAAAATGGAATTTTACGTGTTGGAGGAAGATTACAGCATTCAACGCTTCCTCTCTCCAGTAAACATCAGATGTtgttaaggtacaccggggcaagttgaaatgcggggtaagttgaaacggaagctgtaatttggaTCGGAAATGACCcaatgccctgattattttttacaacaaactactcccctgaacgcaccttctgactgccattcccggaagattgcagctacaaaaacgcaatccctgcctatgtttatttttcgcccttcgcaaaattttaaccaactttttgacgtgccaataaaacaggtctccaaatgatgtttggaagagtgcttatctcaaattttcacagtaggtaatcattcaatgttgaacaagcataatgattatgaaaaatcgatgggagatccgttttaatttttgtatttcggtcgtttgaaattgctccgcaatttaaacccatcggggcaaatagaaatgtgtggtgcggggcaagttgaaacgacgattcaaaacgtctccctcgcaattatttttttcttctaaaattcagaTACTTGATAGTAAGGTTTTAGGGCactgaaatggaaagtaggctttgaaattaaaacaacaaaagtcaaaaacaagcTGTTCGCGCCGAATCGACTGCTCCGGAATAAACATAACAAACCTGCAGCAACCATAGTTACGACACTAGCAACACAAATTTCCATGGATACCGAAGATAAATAACGTGACCGACCACAAACAGCGACACCTAACAATTGCCAACTACGATTTTATAGAACATTCTAGAATTAATTTATTAAGTATAAATAGCGCTAGGGAATTCCATTCTTATTCAGTATTTTTCGAACCGGCGAACTGTGAAGATTAAGTGAATAAACTTGAGCTGGCTAAAGCTCTGCAAAACAAAAACCTGTATTCTTCTAAGGGTCTTGGAAAACCAAACCGCAGTTGACAAAAACCCGCTTGGGGCAATCCTGTCCCCAACAAATGGTCCTTCGAACCCGATTCCACCAGCGCAACCGAATACGCCATggtggaaatttccaaaagtgaAGTTTAGAGCGTCTCACGTGGCTCAAACAACGTGTAAAAGTAAAATCAAGTGGAATCAGAGCGTCTCCGTGGCTCCGACAACGTGAGTAAGAAATGCCTCCAAAAATGCAACGCACACCGAAGAAAACCAGTCCGATGAAGAACGAGGAAGATTTCAAAACATCTTTGGTTCACCAGCGCGACAAAATCCAGACCAGAGTAAATTCGATAAGCCGATCACTGGAAGAAGCCGTCGACGACCCAAGAAGAATCAGTGCATCCTTGTTGAAGGTGTATGCAAAGAAGCTTGAAATGCACTATAATGAATTTCTCGCAGCTCATCAAGCGGTCGTAGCCGTTACTCTGCACCATAAATTGAGGAAGAAGATGACGTTTTGGATATTTTCGACGCTCTTCACACCGACACTCTCGCTGTACTTGAGGACCTCACCGAGAAGCTATCTCCATCTGATTCCGGAGGAGCGAATCCGTCTGTTATCGTTCAGCAACAACCATTAAGAGCTCCAGTTCCTTCATTTGACGGAAAAGCGGAAAATTGGCCGAAATTTCGGACAATGTTTGAGGATATTGTTGGCCGTAGCTGTGATGCTGATGCAGTCAAGCTTCATCATCTGGACAAAGCATTAATCGGTGACGCCGCCGGGTGGATCACGGCAAAGATGATTGTTGAAAATAACTGCCAGCAAACATGGAAACAGCTGAGCGACCAATACGAGAATCCCAGAGTAATCGTCGATTCTCATCTCGAAGGGCTGCTTGAGATGAAATCGATGACCAAACGCAGCCATAAGGACTTACTCGAACTTGTGAAGACATTCAACCGTCATGTTGGCGGTCTCGAGTACCAGGGACTAGTAGTTGATGAACTTTCTGGTCTCATACTTACGAAGATCCTTACTTTGCGATTGGATGACCAAACACTCCAACTGTGGGAAAGGACCCAGCAGCACGCCAAGCTACCCAAATTTGAAGATACGATGCAGTTTCTACGAAGCGAATGCCAGGTTTTGGAACGATTTCAAAATAGGCACCATATACCCTTGAAGGAACCCTCTCAACGACACAAATCACACGCTGCAACCACTGTGACCATCACCGGTTCCTGTCAATTCTGTAGTGAAATCCATCGCCACTTCGAATGCCCGGAATTCAACAAATTGACACCAGCTGAACGGAGGGAGGAAGTCACCAAGTTGAAAATCTGCTTCAACTGTCTTCGCCCAGGTCATCGATCCCTTAACTGCTCATCAAAAAAGACGTGCTCCCGCTGCCAAAGGAGGCATCATACACTATTGCATGAAGAACGAACATCATCGACATCGAAGGAGCGAGCCGCTTTTGAAGAAAAAGACGAAGAAGAAGCCATCCAAGCCCAAATCCCGCAACAAGTTTCCGATGCTGTTGTGTCGTGCAGTCAATCCCAGGCTGCCAAAACCGTGATGCTTATGACTGCCGTGGTGCACATCAAGGACCCTCGAGGATGGACAGTTCCCTGTCGTGTGCTGTTGGACAGCGGGTCCCAAGTAAACTTCCTGTGTAAGGCAATGGCCGATCGTTTGGCAAATAAAAGACTACAGGCACACATACCCATCGCTGGAATTGGTGGAGTCAAACCTACGCCAAGGAAAAGCTAATAGTGGAAGTTGAGTCTCGGTATTCCGATTTCTCTACCAACATCGAATGCCTCGTAGTTCCTAAAATAACGGGAACTATTCCTGCAGCGAAAATCGACATTTCTGCATGGCCAATTAATATCGATCTACCTTTGGCAGACCctaaattcaatattccttCTCAAATTGATATGTTGATTGGAGTTTCCCATTTCTTGCGGTTGCTGAAATCTGGACGTCTTCAATTGAATGATACGTTACCCGAACTTCAAGAAACCCATTTTGGATGGGTGATTGCCGGAGACATCGACGAAGTTTCGGTTTCTCAGCAATGCCTAGCTGCAACAGTGGATCCTGTTTCCGACATTCTTCGTCAATTCTGGGAAATAGAGGAAATATCAGAGTCAGCAAAACCAGTGTCCGATCAAGATGAATGTGAGAAAATGTTCCAGTTGACTCATCGTCGAGATGAATCAGGCAGATATATAGTAAGTCTTCCATTTAATGAGTCGGTGAATCAACTTGGGAACAACCGAAATTTGGCGATGCGTAGATTTCTTTCGTTGGAGAGAAGATTCAAGAAAAATCCGGAACTAAAGAAGCAATATTGTCAATTCATCGATGAGTATAAAGAAATGGGGCACTGCCACGAAGTAAACGTATCCGATGCTACCAACCAAGGCGTTTACTACTTGCCCCATCAAGCCGTTCTCCGTCCATCAAGTTCTACAACCAAAATCCGAGTAGTTTTTGATGCGTCAGCAAAGGCAGCTCCCGCTGAAAAATCGTTGAATGACGTTCTACGAGTCGGAGCAACACTACAAAGTGATATATTCAGCATCTTGCTACGGTTCCGCAAACATCAGGTCGTATTCACTGCTGACATCTCGAAAATGTATCGGCAGATACGGATTGAACCGGAGCACGCACGCTTCCAACGAATTTTCTGGAGAACAAATCCGGAAGAGTCTCTTCGTGTCCTGGAACTCACAACAGTAACCTATGGGACAGCTGCCGCCCCATATTTGGCAACTAGATGTCTATTCCAGCTCTATGATGATGAAGGCAGTTCTTTCCCGCTTGCAGCTCGTATAATTCGAGTGGACTGTTACATCGACGACGTAATTTCCGGTGCAGATACCGTGGAAGAAGCCGTAGAAAGTCAGAGACAAATACAACAGTTGCTTGCAAGAGGTGGATTCCTCGTCCACAAATGGAGCTCCAACACCTCGGAAGTTTTGAATTCGATTCCGGAAGCCGAACGTGAAAGGTTAGTGCATCTAGACAACACCACCACGAATGTAATGAAGACACTCGGTCTGATCTGGAGCCCGCAACAAGACCAATTCCTATTTAAAGTCAACCATCCCAATCAAGAAGCAAACCAACTCACAAAACGATCAGTACTCTCTGAAATCGGTAAGCTATTCGATCCATTAGGTCTCGTAACTCCGGTTACTGTCATAGCCAAGTTGATAATGCAGAGGATTTGGAAGGCCGGATTAACGTGGGATGATCCGCTGGAAGGAGAACTGTACCAATCCTGGCAACAGTTTCGCGAAGCTTTGATCCAGATAAACAAAGTCAAGATTCCTCGATGCACAATACCATATGGTGTCACCGCCATAGAAATCCATGGTTTCTCCGATGCATCCCTAGTTGCATATGGAGCAGTCATCTATGTTCGCTGTATTTTGCCAAATGATACGATCACAGTCAACATGCTCTGCAGCAAATCCAAAGTATTCCCGATTGCAGAAATGAGTATTCCACGTAAAGAGTTGCTTGGTCCCGGTTATTATCTCGTCTGCTGGTTAATGTACTGAACTGTCTCCAACTGCAAATATCCAACGTTAATTTATGGTGTGATAGTCAGGTAGTGCTTGCTTGGTTGAAAAAGCCGTTATCATCTCTAGAAGTATTTGTGCGCAACCGAGTGACAGAAATTTTGGAGAAAACCGGGATGTGCACATGGAACTACGTCAAGTCGAAGGAAAATCCAGCCGATCTAATATCCAGAGGCCAAACCCCACTCATCTTGAGCAGCAATGAGCTCTGGTGGAAGGGTCCATCATTTCTAAGTAAAGCAAAGTACCAGccagaacttccggatgacatTCCtgatgaggaacttccggaaatgaGAAAAGCTGATATGATCGTCATCCCAGCCATCAAAGCAGAAACGTTAACTGTGTTTTCCAAGTTCAGCTCCTTTAGAAAGCTTCAGCGAGTAATTGCATTAGTCATGCGATTCATCAGTAACTGTCGACAAAAATCTAGCAACAATCGAATTCTGGAACAACATTCTACAATTCAAGAACTCCGATTAGCTCTCCATGTTATTATCAAGGTAATTCAGCATGAAGTTTTGGGTGATGAAATACATCGTGTAATATCAAATGAACCGTGTAAGAAGATCGCCGCTTTAAGCCCAATCTACGAAGATGGAGTGTTGCGCGTAGGAGGAAGACTTCAAAACTCATGGCTATCCTTTGATTCAAAACATCCTTATCTACTTCCCAAACATTTCATAACCGATCAAATCATTCGGACATACCACGAAGAAAATCTGCACGTCGGTCCGACAGCTCTGTTAGCACTACTTCGTTCTCGTTACTGGTTGCTGGACGGGAGGTCGTCAATAAGAAAAGTTACCAGAAGCTGCATTACTTGCTTTCGAGCGAAACCTAAAGGATCCAGCCAGATGATGGGAGTTCTTCCATCTTGCCGAGTGACACCTGCTGAACCATTTTTGAGGACTGACATTGATTATGATGGACCAGTGATTGTACGAGAAGGACGACACAAACCGAAGCTAGTCAAAGCGTATATTGCAGTATTTGTCTGCATGTCAACCAAAGCAGTTCATTTGGAATTAGTTTCGGATATTTCGACCGCTGCTTTCCTAGCCGCTCTACAGCGCTTCGTGAGTAGAAGGGGCCTTTGTCAGCAGATATACTCTGACAACGGTTCCAACTTCAAGGGGGCAAAATCAGAACTACACGAGCTTTATCTTCTATTTCAAAACCGCAAGGCAATTGATGAAATAGTAGCTTTCTGCCAACCAAAAGAGATCTCCTGGAATTTCATCCCGCCCGAAGCTCCAAATTTCGGGGGCCTGTGGGAAAGCGCCGTGAAATCAGCTAAGTATCACCTGAAGAGGACATTGAAGACCGCTCATCTTTCTTTTGAGGAATACGCTACCGTGCTCAGCCAAGTGGAAGCAGTAATGAACTCTCGACCTTTATGCTTAACATCGGATCCGGAAGCGGCAATTCTAACGCCTGCCCATTTTTTGATTGGTCGTCCTTTGACCACTACTCCCGAACCATGCTACAACGAACTACCAATGAATCGCTTTTCAAGGTGGCAATATCTTCAGCAAATCCGCGATCAATTCTGGAAAAAGTGGAGCCGGGATTACTTGCAGAATCTGCAACCGAGAGGTAAAAATTGTCAAGCACAGCAAAACGTACGTCCTGGTATGATTGTGTTGATCGAACAAAAAGACATTCCACCGCAGTGTTGGAAGATAGGTAAAATCGTCCAGGTCTATCCAGGTCACGACAAGTTGGTACGAGTAGCAGATGTAAGCATTGGAAACTCTATCTACAGGCGAGCCATATCAAAATTGTCCATCCTGCCAATTGAAGATAACAATGTTGACATCTAAGACCCTTATATACTTCCCAGTCCGGGGGACTATGTTCGCGCCGAATCGACTGCTCCGGAATAAACATAACAAACCTGCAGCAACCATAGTTACGACACTAGCAACACAAATTGCCATGGATACCGAAGATAAATAACGTGACCGACCACAAACAGCGACACCTAACAATTGCCAACTACGATTTTATAGAACATTCTAGGATTAATTTATTAAGTATAAATAGCGCTAGGGAATTCCATTCTTATTCAGTATTTTTCGAACCGGCGAACTGTGAAGATTAAGTGAATAAACTTGAGCTGGCTAAAGCTCTGCAAAACAAAAACCTGTATTCTTCTAAGGGTCTTGGAAAACCAAACCGCAGTTGACAAAACCCGCTTGGGGCAATCCTGTCCCCAACACAAGTCGCCACCCACATAACGCGGAGTTTCTGCCGCCATTGTTctacgggtagagcataattgcaccagaagtaactgtgttttaattgctaatttcGAATCATTATGTAACATAAGCGGACTACAAATCGGTGCGGacttcaaggtgcgtattgaactatttacaatgGTAGTTTGTTTAATCagtctgcttcaatttaaatatttagtttaaaaatagctgtacggattatgatcctttgattcgaaattcgtgcgcggtggacggatttcgattcaggagtagttaatttaattcatatttttctcatgtttttcgtagtttttatgtgtaaatgtgaaacacttcaaaagtaggaGCCTTCATGTCCccttgtcaatgacaaacgtttcatttgcattcgatttctaTAGTCTAGTCTAGAGTAAGGATTTCGATGTCCCACGGTATATATTGATATGAGACAATTGAATGGACTATATTTaggtttattttttgaataaaagaatatcaatatctggaatgtgacttttatgcgagtaaatatcaagatgaggcaacacaatttgggatttggttttaaaatttttagaacaaaacctgctatgttatcagtttttcttaaacaggagacaattttaagctggTTTCTagaaagaaaaacgaaattatagaaaaataacatgggactcttatgcgaatttaGTCACCattacaacctcgtgcatcttgagtctcactgagtacatatattgtgattttaataCGGAAAAAATAGCTTATCTCTGTAtgtagcgcagtgtttcaacttgccccgatacgcggggcaagttgaaacgatgcacataaaaaagtaatttcaatatacagaatatttataaaaaaaattaggtgaggttacttattttttatgcataatctttggcccgaactagcaaacaccgcaaacggattcaaaatttattaaaaagcgatttttttatagcacttcaaagttcaactttgaaaaaaccgtttcaacttgccccggtgtaccttacccAAGCACCCAATTACCGATCTCATCATTCAAGCATATCACCAGGAGCTCCTGCATATTGGTCCATCTGGTCTATTAGCAGCCATGCGAAGTAAATTTTGGCTGCTGGATGGACGATCATCAGTGAGGAAGATCACAAGGACCTGTGTTAGCTGCTTTAGATCGAAACCACGAAGCGCAAACCAGTTGATGGGAAACCTACCGTCATGCAGAGTGATTCAAGCACATCCGTTCGAGAAGACTGGTGTGGATTACGCTGGTCCAGTACTGGTTAAAGAGGGCCGGTACAAACCACGTCTGGTCAAGTCCTATATCGCTGTATTTGTTTGTATGGCAACGAAAGCTGTAcattagatctgttcaccattttcaaaagtatttcagattcaaagtgccacccctctatttcaatgagtatcttaaatggagtctcttgaccaattttcagctaaatccatggagatttagaggtgcatcaaacgagatttgtgattttccagactttttcgtaaaaatatcatctgaatgcatcaatttaactccacataacaaaaggattagtcgttgatagcttctttagactattatctaccactttgtcattgatgCTAGGATGTTTAGATggcttattctatgactttttattagatttagctgaaaaaatgCCTTAAAACCAGAATTTCAAGTGCTTCTGGGggtagtataaattttcaatatgtgctcaattcaatttttcctttcatttcct comes from Armigeres subalbatus isolate Guangzhou_Male chromosome 2, GZ_Asu_2, whole genome shotgun sequence and encodes:
- the LOC134209774 gene encoding uncharacterized protein LOC134209774, which encodes MFEDIVGRSCDADAVKLHHLDKALIGDAAGWITAKMIVENNCQQTWKQLSDQYENPRVIVDSHLEGLLEMKSMTKRSHKDLLELVKTFNRHVGGLEYQGLVVDELSGLILTKILTLRLDDQTLQLWERTQQHAKLPKFEDTMQFLRSECQVLERFQNRHHIPLKEPSQRHKSHAATTVTITGSCQFCSEIHRHFECPEFNKLTPAERREEVTKLKICFNCLRPGHRSLNCSSKKTCSRCQRRHHTLLHEERTSSTSKERAAFEEKDEEEAIQAQIPQQVSDAVVSCSQSQAAKTVMLMTAVVHIKDPRGWTVPCRVLLDSGSQVNFLCKAMADRLANKRLQAHIPIAGIGGVKPTPRKS
- the LOC134209775 gene encoding uncharacterized protein LOC134209775, which translates into the protein MLIGVSHFLRLLKSGRLQLNDTLPELQETHFGWVIAGDIDEVSVSQQCLAATVDPVSDILRQFWEIEEISESAKPVSDQDECEKMFQLTHRRDESGRYIVSLPFNESVNQLGNNRNLAMRRFLSLERRFKKNPELKKQYCQFIDEYKEMGHCHEVNVSDATNQGVYYLPHQAVLRPSSSTTKIRVVFDASAKAAPAEKSLNDVLRVGATLQSDIFSILLRFRKHQVVFTADISKMYRQIRIEPEHARFQRIFWRTNPEESLRVLELTTVTYGTAAAPYLATRCLFQLYDDEGSSFPLAARIIRVDCYIDDVISGADTVEEAVESQRQIQQLLARGGFLVHKWSSNTSEVLNSIPEAERERLVHLDNTTTNVMKTLGLIWSPQQDQFLFKVNHPNQEANQLTKRSVLSEIGKLFDPLGLVTPVTVIAKLIMQRIWKAGLTWDDPLEGELYQSWQQFREALIQINKVKIPRCTIPYGVTAIEIHGFSDASLVAYGAVIYVRCILPNDTITVNMLCSKSKVFPIAEMSIPRKELLGPGYYLVCWLMY
- the LOC134209776 gene encoding uncharacterized protein LOC134209776 — translated: MCTWNYVKSKENPADLISRGQTPLILSSNELWWKGPSFLSKAKYQPELPDDIPDEELPEMRKADMIVIPAIKAETLTVFSKFSSFRKLQRVIALVMRFISNCRQKSSNNRILEQHSTIQELRLALHVIIKVIQHEVLGDEIHRVISNEPCKKIAALSPIYEDGVLRVGGRLQNSWLSFDSKHPYLLPKHFITDQIIRTYHEENLHVGPTALLALLRSRYWLLDGRSSIRKVTRSCITCFRAKPKGSSQMMGVLPSCRVTPAEPFLRTDIDYDGPVIVREGRHKPKLVKAYIAVFVCMSTKAVHLELVSDISTAAFLAALQRFVSRRGLCQQIYSDNGSNFKGAKSELHELYLLFQNRKAIDEIVAFCQPKEISWNFIPPEAPNFGGLWESAVKSAKYHLKRTLKTAHLSFEEYATVLSQVEAVMNSRPLCLTSDPEAAILTPAHFLIGRPLTTTPEPCYNELPMNRFSRWQYLQQIRDQFWKKWSRDYLQNLQPRGKNCQAQQNVRPGMIVLIEQKDIPPQCWKIGKIVQVYPGHDKLVRVADVSIGNSIYRRAISKLSILPIEDNNVDI